The Deltaproteobacteria bacterium genomic sequence CTGGGTGCGGCGCTCGGTCCGGTTCTCTCCGGAGCCCCAGCCGATGGCGGTGGGGTAGAAGATGATCTCGGCGCCGCCCAGGGCCGCCAGCCGCGCCGCTTCCGGGAACCACTGGTCCCAGCATATGAGCACGGCGACTTGCGCATGGCGGGTGCGGAACGTACGGAAACCCAGATCGCCGGGAGCGAAGTAGAACTTCTCATGGAAGCCGGGGTCGTCCGGGATGTGCATCTTGCGGTACCGGCCCGTGATCTGGCCGTCCGCATCGATGACCAAGGCAGTGTTGTGATAGACGCCGGGGGCGCGCGCCTCGAACACCGACGCGACGATCACCACCTCGAGCTCCCGCGCCAGCGGAGAGAAACACTCGGTGGTGGGTCCGGGAATCGGCTCCGCGAGGGCGAAGGCTTCCGTGTCCTCGGTCTGCGGGAAATACCGCGA encodes the following:
- a CDS encoding carbon-nitrogen hydrolase: MANNRVTVGLIQSRASLDPDRNLAATARRIRLAAEGGARIVCVQELFRSRYFPQTEDTEAFALAEPIPGPTTECFSPLARELEVVIVASVFEARAPGVYHNTALVIDADGQITGRYRKMHIPDDPGFHEKFYFAPGDLGFRTFRTRHAQVAVLICWDQWFPEAARLAALGGAEIIFYPTAIGWGSGENRTERRTQLEAWELVQRSHAVTNGVYVAAVNRVGREGKITFWGNSFVSDPSGRVLARAAGNKPETLLVDCALGSIAEARQNWPFLRDRRIDAYGGLTKQLLD